A window of Suncus etruscus isolate mSunEtr1 chromosome 4, mSunEtr1.pri.cur, whole genome shotgun sequence contains these coding sequences:
- the BRF2 gene encoding transcription factor IIIB 50 kDa subunit, with the protein MPGGGRCPECGSAELVEDSHYSQNQLVCSDCGCVVTEGVLTTTFTDEGNLREITYSRSTGEHEQVSRSQQKGLRRVRDLCRVLHLPSTFEDTAVAYYQQAYQHPGIRTARLQKKEVLVGCCVLVTCRQHNWPLTMGTICTLLYADLDVFSGTYMQIVKLLGLDVPSLCLAELVKTYCSSFKLFQASPSVPAKYVEDKEKVLSRTQQLVELADKAWLVTGRRPLPIITAATFLAWQSLRPSDRLSCSLARFCKLANVDLPYPASFRLQELVAVLLQMAGQLAWLQVLKLNKRTVVKHIGDLLQHRHTLIHKAFRDGMSELEALDKTAEGQKPEGAETSPSVLQGGHQPAGPTVLLPPCMLKPSKRTCPAPPTSTVTGEENISDSEIEQYLRTPQEVRDFQKAQAAKLGVTSVPNAP; encoded by the exons ATGCCGGGCGGAGGCCGCTGCCCCGAATGTGGCTCCGCTGAGCTCGTGGAAGACTCCCACTATTCGCAGAACCAGCTGGTGTGCTCCGATTGCGGCTGCGTGGTCACCGAGGGGGTCCTCACCACGACTTTCACCGACGAGGGCAACCTCCGAG AAATAACATATTCCCGAAGCACAGGGGAACATGAGCAAGTTAGTCGCAGCCAACAAAAAG GTCTCCGCCGAGTAAGAGACCTCTGTCGAGTTCTGCACTTGCCATCCACATTTGAAGACACAGCAGTCGCCTACTACCAACAGGCATACCAGCACCCTGGCATCCGCACTGCCAGGCTGCAAAAGAAGGAGGTGTTGGTGGGATGCTGTGTGTTAGTCACCTGCCGGCAGCATAACTGGCCCCTCACAATGGGAACCATTTGCACTCTCTTGTATGCAGATTTGGATGTGTTTTCTGGCACATACATGCAGATAGTGAAGCTTTTGGGACTGGATGTGCCATCTCTGTGCTTGGCAGAACTGGTGAAGACCTACTGTAGCAG CTTCAAACTGTTCCAGGCCTCTCCGTCAGTGCCAGCCAAATATGTGGAAGACAAAGAGAAGGTGCTATCGAGAACACAGCAGTTGGTGGAGCTGGCAGATAAGGCATGGCTGGTGACTGGGCGGCGTCCCTTGCCCATCATCACTGCTGCCACTTTCCTGGCTTGGCAGTCATTACGGCCATCGGATCGTCTGTCATGCTCCCTTGCTCGATTTTGCAAATTGGCCAACGTGGACCTGCCCTACCCTGCTTCTTTCCGTCTGCAGGAGCTGGTGGCTGTGCTACTACAGATGGCAGGGCAGCTGGCCTGGTTGCAGGTTCTGAAACTCAACAAACGGACTGTGGTCAAGCACATTGGTGACCTCCTCCAACACCGCCACACTCTCATCCACAAGGCTTTTCGGGATGGAATGTCTGAGTTGGAGGCCCTGGACAAAACTGCAGAAGGGCAGAAACCCGAGGGGGCGGAGACTAGTCCCTCTGTTTTACAAGGGGGACATCAGCCAGCTGGTCCCACCGTGCTTCTCCCACCCTGCATGTTGAAGCCTTCCAAGAGGACCTGCCCTGCACCCCCCACCTCCACAGTTACTGGAGAGGAGAACATTTCTGATAGTGAAATTGAGCAGTATTTGCGCACTCCTCAGGAAGTGAGGGACTTTCAGAAAGCCCAAGCTGCTAAACTGGGTGTCACCAGTGTTCCCAACGCTCCCTGA